Proteins encoded in a region of the Bubalus bubalis isolate 160015118507 breed Murrah chromosome 9, NDDB_SH_1, whole genome shotgun sequence genome:
- the SH3BP5L gene encoding SH3 domain-binding protein 5-like, protein MAELRQIPGGRETPQGELRPEVVEDEVPRSPVAEEPGGGGSNSSEAKLSPREEEELDPRIQEELEHLNQASEEINQVELQLDEARTTYRRILQESARKLNTQGSHLGSCIEKARPYYEARRLAKEAQQETQKAALRYERAVSMHNAAREMVFVAEQGVMADKNRLDPTWQEMLNHATCKVNEAEEERLRGEREHQRVTRLCQQAEARVQALQKTLRRAIGKSRPYFELKAQFSQILEEHKAKVTELEQQVAQAKTRYSVALRNLEQISEQIHARRRGQPAHTPGQRRSSPVGAEAGPDGGEDADSGIIEGAEGGGLEEGVSLGPGAAPDTDTLSLLSLRTVASDLQKCDSVEHLRGLSDHTSLDGQELGPRSGGRGGRHQRSISL, encoded by the exons ATGGCTGAACTCAGGCAGATTCCAGGGGGGCGGGAGACCCCACAGGGGGAGCTTCGGCCTGAGGTTGTAGAGGATGAAGTCCCTCGGAGCCCAgttgcagaggagcctggaggaggtgGAAGCAACAGCAGTGAAGCCAAATTGTCcccaagagaagaagaagaactgGATCCTAGAATACAG GAGGAGCTGGAGCATCTGAACCAGGCCAGTGAGGAAATCAACCAAGTGGAGTTGCAGCTGGAT GAGGCCAGGACCACCTACCGGAGGATCCTGCAGGAGTCAGCAAGGAAGCTCAACACGCAGGGCTCCCACTTAGGGAGCTGCATCGAGAAGGCCCGGCCCTACTATGAAGCTCGGCGGCTGGCTAAGGAG GcccagcaggagacacagaaggcaGCACTGCGGTATGAGCGGGCTGTGAGCATGCACAACGCTGCCCGGGAGATGGTGTTTGTGGCTGAGCAGGGCGTCATGGCTGACAAGAACCGGCTGGACCCCACATGGCAGGAGATGCTCAACCACGCCACCTGCAAG GTGAACGAGGCAGAGGAAGAGCGGCTTCGTGGTGAGCGGGAGCACCAGCGCGTGACACGGCTGTGCCAGCAGGCCGAGGCTCGGGTTCAGGCCCTGCAGAAGACCCTCCGCCGCGCCATTGGCAAGAGCCGGCCCTACTTTGAGCTCAAGGCCCAGTTCAGCCAGATCCTGGAG GAGCACAAGGCCAAGGTGACAGAGCTGGAGCAGCAGGTGGCCCAGGCCAAGACCCGTTACTCAGTCGCCCTGCGCAACCTGGAGCAGATCAGCGAGCAGATTCATGCGCGGCGCCGGGGCCAGCCTGCTCATACCCCGGGCCAGAGGCGCTCCTCTCCAGTAGGGGCGGAGGCAGGGCCTGATGGGGGCGAGGATGCGGACAGCGGGATCATCGAGGGGGCGGAGGGTGGAGGGCTGGAGGAAGGCGTCAGCCTGGGACCTGGTGCTGCCCCGGACACCGATACGCTGAGCCTGCTGAGCCTGCGCACTGTGGCTTCGGACCTGCAGAAGTGTGATTCCGTGGAGCACCTGCGGGGTCTCTCGGACCACACCAGTCTAGATGGCCAGGAGCTAGGTCCCCGGAGTGGGGGTCGTGGAGGTCGCCACCAGCGCAGTATCAGCCTGTAG